From one Lineus longissimus chromosome 3, tnLinLong1.2, whole genome shotgun sequence genomic stretch:
- the LOC135484596 gene encoding uncharacterized protein RP688-like encodes MKFCYRCSKRHLVLRYLIAGLSITTVILLYILNVLFPWVWVGIVNLLDLYGGYWTPDDLLRNSISEKDRAQLVSLLKVLLPVLDEGNFTYLVYGGTLLGSWRHHAMMAWDDDIDIMIDYDRRGAVIQALKVLEPDFVIYDTGCVVKFHRKDTKIVKGKKWGWPFVDVTFFGHNSTHLWDMNSFWISIKYKLTDVFPLHKRPFESLMVNSPHNTLSVLYKVFGKTDTCSSWIYSHKVETAANLVTYVKCETLKDVYPFVHRKFVNGKMRETLMKGDKVLHVVNVDELEENLSSPYSLERLRSTLDYNNSTVGP; translated from the coding sequence ATGAAGTTCTGCTACAGGTGCTCGAAACGCCATCTCGTGTTGAGGTATCTAATTGCAGGTCTCTCCATCACAACTGTCATATTATTATATATCTTGAACGTTCTTTTTCCGTGGGTCTGGGTCGGCATTGTTAACCTGCTGGATCTCTATGGCGGTTACTGGACACCGGATGATCTATTACGGAATAGTATCAGCGAAAAAGATAGAGCGCAACTCGTTTCACTCTTAAAGGTGTTGTTACCAGTCTTGGACGAGGGGAATTTCACATATCTTGTGTACGGCGGGACATTGTTGGGGTCTTGGCGACATCACGCCATGATGGCCTgggatgatgacattgacatcaTGATAGACTATGATAGGCGGGGGGCGGTCATTCAAGCCTTGAAGGTCTTAGAACCTGACTTTGTTATATATGATACGGGGTGTGTGGTGAAGTTTCATAGAAAAGATACGAAGATCGTCAAAGGAAAGAAATGGGGCTGGCCATTCGTTGATGTGACCTTTTTCGGCCATAATTCGACTCATCTCTGGGATATGAACTCGTTCTGGATATCAATAAAGTACAAACTAACCGATGTCTTTCCGTTACATAAACGCCCTTTTGAGAGTCTTATGGTCAATTCACCTCATAATACGTTATCCGTTTTgtacaaggtctttgggaaaaCGGATACCTGTTCGTCTTGGATTTACAGCCATAAAGTTGAAACGGCTGCAAATTTGGTAACTTACGTCAAATGTGAAACACTTAAGGATGTTTATCCCTTTGTGCACAGAAAGTTTGTGAATGGAAAGATGCGGGAAACCCTTATGAAGGGAGACAAAGTGTTACATGTGGTTAATGTAGACGAACTTGAAGAGAATCTGTCTTCACCTTATAGCTTAGAACGGTTAAGGTCAACGTTGGATTATAATAATAGCACGGTCGGACCTTAG
- the LOC135485379 gene encoding zinc finger protein 665-like: MEKELQANDRVLSLSLDTRVLSNDGKGLTLGLVVKKKPLESTVESGKDLLEIAVTGWQQDGNSIASDVHDTPGSTSCSVLIPSVGATMKLKIQIQQNEESSVPGAAARSYSIIEKETTGGEETFGSAAGSKEDDQNESEDGSCICELCGMVFAQRKCLADHLLVHSDHISHVGDDIAVAGDRLSDGLATNVVHVVLDADAVNDGIARDVVTTAEISEIVYTSPIKKRVVVTDAVKIVPTKAVNYFVVNCVNNATGGGRDDAIDTDAFQDYVVATNAVKADVVVPYAVKADVVVPYAVKDDVFADVVTDDVVPDAVKDDVAWCFSCRDGLCVAHADLDNVVATDTVNNLTPEKGALSGEDSKPDDAAESVKDILTKKSEKCFVCDECGKEFDKKYLLTAHLRVHSNVRPFACGECDKSFKTKGDLVRHALSHEGKKPFKCPEPNCGKDFFRECQLKSHVCSNASKKIKSDSSDSKHQCHECGLLFNNKNNLNSHMAIHTGEKPYVCEKCGKAFYRGTHLKSHSLCHEKEKGFQCHLCDKGFYTKSGLKKHALLHEGMKFECEVCNKSYGCVGDLKRHSLSHTGLRPFRCRECGHGFSRNYLLRNHCEQHHPDLIGFSTRPFKCEHCMKRFKDENERDKHAIVHAKKELFKCHDCEKAFGRRYDLIKHRRKHLGKHTGIFQCGECDYVFSKKSALFEHARTHPNFVPTKCQVCEKEFLSDGDVRTHMRVHTPNVKKREKRFMCEHCGKAFEFRSILTAHERLHTGEKPFSCDMCTKAYTAKAHLDTHRRLHTGERPFTCELCTKAFISRSALKDHISVHHTGQRPYECLHCGQAFARNYHLTRHCLRIHHIVN; this comes from the exons ATGGAAAAAGAACTGCAAGCAAACGATCGTGTCCTTTCTTTGAGTTTGGATACTCGAGTCCTTTCAAATGATGGAAAGGGTTTGACACTGGGTTTGGTTGTGAAGAAGAAACCATTGGAGTCAACAGTAGAGAGTGGGAAAGACTTGCTGGAAATTGCAGTGACAGGCTGGCAACAGGATGGAAATTCTATAGCctcagatgtacat GATACTCCCGGGAGCACTTCATGCAGTGTTCTTATTCCATCTGTTGGTGCAACAATGAAGTTGAAGATACAAATTCAGCAAAATGAAGAGAGCAGTGTGCCCG gtgcCGCAGCAAGATCATATTCAATTATAGAGAAGGAGACAACTGGTGGTGAAGAAACTTTTGGTTCTGCTGCAGGCTCTAAAGAAGATGACCAGAATGAATCAGAAGATGGATCCTGCATCTGTGAGCTATGTGGGATGGTATTCGCTCAAAGAAAGTGTCTCGCTGATCATTTGCTTGTCCATTCGGATCACATAAGTCATGTAGGTGACGACATTGCAGTTGCTGGCGATAGATTGAGTGATGGGCTGGCTACTAACGTGGTTCATGTAGTACTGGATGCTGATGCCGTCAATGATGGTATTGCAAGGGATGTTGTCACCACTGCTGAAATATCTGAGATAGTTTATACCTCTCCCATCAAAAAACGTGTTGTtgttactgatgcagttaaaaTTGTACCCACTAAAGCCGTAAATTATTTTGTAGTCAACTGTGTCAATAACGCTACTGGTGGAGGTAGAGACGATGCTATTGACACTGATGCATTCCAAGATTATGTTGTGGCTACTAATGCAGTCAAAGCTGATGTTGTTGTTCCTTATGCAGTCAAAGCTGATGTTGTTGTTCCTTATGCAGTCAAAGATGATGTTTTTGCTGATGTAGTTACAGATGATGTGGTTCCTGATGCAGTCAAAGATGATGTTGCTTGGTGTTTCTCATGCAGAGATGGACTTTGTGTTGCTCATGCAGACTTAGATAATGTTGTTGCTACCGATACAGTTAATAACCTGACACCAGAGAAGGGTGCTTTATCTGGAGAAGATTCTAAACCTGATGATGCAGCAGAATCCGTAAAAGACATCCTGaccaaaaaatctgaaaaatgctTTGTTTGCGACGAGTGTGGTAAAGAATTTGATAAAAAGTACCTTCTCACTGCTCATCTACGTGTCCATTCAAACGTTAGGCCATTTGCTTGTGGAGAGTGTGATAAGTCTTTCAAGACAAAAGGTGATTTAGTGAGGCATGCTTTAAGTCATGAAGGGAAGAAGCCATTCAAATGCCCTGAGCCAAACTGTGGTAAAGACTTCTTCCGGGAGTGTCAACTGAAGTCTCATGTCTGTAGCAATGCAAGCAAGAAGATCAAATCAGACAGCAGTGATAGTAAACACCAGTGTCATGAGTGTGGTCTATTGTTTAATAATAAGAATAACCTAAATAGTCATATGGCTAtacatacaggagagaaaccatatgtaTGCGAAAAATGTGGGAAAGCATTTTATAGAGGTACTCATCTGAAAAGTCACAGTCTTTgccatgaaaaagaaaaaggtttCCAGTGTCACCTTTGTGACAAAGGTTTTTACACGAAATCtgggttaaaaaaacatgcactgcTGCATGAAGGGATGAAATTCGAGTGTGAAGTGTGTAACAAGTCGTATGGCTGTGTGGGTGATCTGAAGCGTCATTCGCTGTCCCACACAGGCCTAAGGCCTTTTAGGTGTCGGGAATGTGGGCATGGGTTTTCTCGGAACTACTTGCTTCGGAATCACTGTGAACAACATCATCCGGATTTGATTGGTTTTTCCACTCGACCATTCAAATGTGAGCATTGTATGAAGAGATTCAAGGATGAAAATGAGCGAGACAAACATGCCATTGTTCACGCTAAAAAGGAGCTATTCAAATGTCATGATTGTGAGAAAGCATTTGGACGGAGATATGACCTCATCAAGCACCGTCGTAAACATTTAGGAAAGCACACAGGAATATTTCAGTGTGGAGAGTGTGATTATGTGTTCTCTAAAAAATCAGCCCTCTTCGAGCACGCGCGAACTCATCCAAATTTTGTGCCGACTAAATGTCAAGTTTGTGAAAAAGAGTTCTTGTCAGATGGTGATGTTAGAACTCACATGCGCGTTCATACACCTAATGTGAAAAAACGAGAAAAGCGATTCATGTGCGAGCATTGTGGAAAGGCATTTGAGTTCCGGTCAATCTTGACTGCACATGAGAGActccacacaggagaaaaaccattctcATGTGATATGTGCACGAAAGCTTATACCGCGAAAGCACACTTGGATACTCACCGCCGTCTGCACACTGGAGAAAGGCCGTTTACATGCGAGCTGTGCACAAAAGCTTTTATTTCAAGGTCTGCGCTGAAAGATCACATCAGTGTTCATCACACAGGACAAAGGCCGTATGAATGTCTGCACTGTGGTCAAGCATTTGCACGGAATTATCACCTTACGCGACACTGTCTCCGTATTCATCATATTGTAAATTAA
- the LOC135485381 gene encoding calmodulin-A-like isoform X2 — MDQMTEEQIAEFKEAFSLFDKDGDGTITTKELGTVMRSLGQNPTENELQDMINEVDTDGNGTIDFPEFLAMMSKKMKDQDSEEELHEAFRVFDKDGNGFISAAELRHVMTNLGEKLTDEEVDEMISEADTDGDGQVNYEEFVKMMTLR, encoded by the exons atg GATCAAATGACAGAAGAACAAATTGCTG AGTTTAAAGAGGCATTTTCATTGTTTGACAAAGACGGCGATGGCACCATCACGACGAAAGAGCTTGGAACTGTGATGAGGTCCCTGGGACAGAATCCGACAGAGAATGAGTTACAGGACATGATCAACGAGGTAGACACAGACG GGAATGGAACTATAGACTTCCCAGAATTCCTTGCCATGATGTCAAAGAAGATGAAAGACCAGGACAGTGAAGAGGAGTTGCACGAGGCATTCCGAGTGTTTGACAAAGACGGCAATGGTTTCATCAGCGCGGCTGAGTTACGGCACGTCATGACCAACCTCGGCGAGAAACTGACTGATGAGGAAGTGGATGAGATGATCAGTGAGGCTGACACAGACGGAGACGGACAAGTCAATTATGAAG aGTTCGTCAAGATGATGACATTGCGATGA
- the LOC135485381 gene encoding toll-like receptor 4 isoform X1 — protein sequence MWQNVAVAMTLFVVTAGDVVPSGCQKQHDIETDTSKLKCLEPNIDDILNYLVNTTDDNFIAIDIFGCKSGETNKGSIKLNSTIFEGHPGLVNLSFELCEIKHINAGTFKSLKKLRNLDLSGNDLGWGELLQQAFSGLEQLETLNLDYNDLQTKELQENTFTGLLALRNLSLNGNHLHSFVPGLNQPRLGLVLSNNWLSTATLSGGSTTTVCLVDYTKSGITSLTNDNLKNIKCNDPDGVSLIFRWNAFTSFDANMFEGLGSFKELDFSGVTMQPALIKSLVTAIKGRKVATLRLARTLWTRENLDVLNASAIDYLDLSNNIITFSGAAETRSLSKLKSVRFLDLSYNGVVSSIVFEIPMPNLRYLDLSGTTIPLSPDSLSFEKNLALQNLETLKLFRSFIGECSVPKKDFSSLSWFHGLNNIRELSLDNNLRLFRCFNEQYFLGFFKGLTNLQNLSLSWTDFGEMDPSMPGFANIFADQANTIRHLNFLGGFITHRHISAGLIKNLRNLTHLNFQSNEIGYLFSAWFENLNNLKFLNLHDNKITTVVGTNGRFFPQSLSQLLIGQNAFACDCQLRLFAEWLHGLNDDSQMKVSDMDKAVCLTPIEYYGKNLRIEDFPSSGFVCSHGIELTSAAAALVLITVIVTLCCCFHDDLKYIMAIRRLHRAGGSDDRRPLLPRGSVKLIYDVRDDTDRQWINTNIGNIADCRDFNITVNHPDDIHVPGEERRNPLSQQIRDFRNQCYCTLLLVSNHFKQDLWHEVFANLTRQEIHNIRFILVLINDIRLRDLPRELKALAKQRPCFKWPTVTDGGCCGGSLRRRRQLFWRQLILALLPRR from the coding sequence ATGTGGCAAAATGTGGCAGTAGCCATGACACTTTTCGTGGTTACAGCGGGGGATGTGGTACCCAGTGGCTGCCAGAAGCAGCACGATATCGAAACGGACACTTCAAAATTAAAATGCCTAGAACCGAACATTGACGATATACTTAACTACCTGGTAAATACGACAGACGACAATTTCATAGCTATCGATATTTTCGGCTGCAAATCGGGAGAGACTAACAAAGGAAGTATAAAGCTCAACTCTACCATATTCGAAGGCCATCCAGGTTTGGTGAACTTGTCGTTCGAACTATGCGAAATCAAGCACATTAACGCAGGGACATTTAAGTCATTGAAGAAGCTGCGTAACTTGGACCTCAGCGGGAATGATCTAGGTTGGGGAGAACTTCTTCAGCAGGCATTCTCTGGGCTTGAACAGTTAGAAACCTTGAACTTGGACTATAACGATCTGCAGACTAAGGAGTTACAAGAGAATACATTTACCGGTTTGCTGGCTCTGAGGAATCTGTCGCTGAATGGCAACCACCTGCACTCATTCGTTCCCGGCCTGAACCAGCCAAGGCTCGGACTAGTCCTCTCTAATAACTGGCTTTCGACTGCAACACTCAGTGGTGGTTCTACAACCACCGTATGTCTGGTCGATTATACCAAGTCTGGCATAACATCCCTGACGAATGATAATCTAAAAAATATCAAGTGTAATGATCCTGATGGGGTATCCCTGATATTCAGGTGGAACGCTTTCACATCGTTTGACGCCAACATGTTTGAAGGTTTAGGAAGCTTCAAGGAACTTGATTTCTCCGGAGTGACGATGCAACCAGCCTTGATCAAAAGTCTCGTTACGGCCATCAAAGGTCGAAAGGTCGCAACCCTTAGGTTAGCAAGGACCCTTTGGACCCGAGAGAATCTCGATGTCCTCAACGCAAGTGCTATTGATTATCTAGACTTGAGCAATAACATCATTACCTTTTCTGGAGCTGCTGAAACAAGATCATTGTCAAAACTTAAGAGCGTACGATTCTTAGACCTTTCATATAATGGCGTGGTAAGCTCAATCGTATTTGAAATCCCAATGCCAAACCTGCGTTACTTGGATCTAAGTGGCACTACCATCCCACTTTCACCAGATTCTCTCAGCTTCGAGAAGAATTTGGCCCTTCAGAACCTCGAAACACTGAAACTCTTCAGATCATTCATTGGTGAATGTTCTGTACCCAAGAAAGATTTCTCAAGCCTTTCCTGGTTCCACGGATTAAACAACATCAGAGAACTCTCCCTGGACAACAACTTGCGGCTGTTCCGTTGCTTCAATGAACAGTACTTCTTGGGTTTCTTCAAAGGGCTAACAAACCTACAGAACCTGTCTCTTTCGTGGACCGATTTTGGTGAAATGGATCCTTCGATGCCTGGCTTTGCAAATATTTTCGCTGATCAAGCCAACACCATTCGTCACCTTAATTTCCTCGGGGGGTTTATAACACATCGTCATATTTCAGCAGGTTTGATTAAAAACCTCCGCAATCTCACTCACCTGAACTTCCAGTCAAATGAGATTGGATACTTATTCTCAGCATGGTTTGAAAACCTGAATAACCTGAAGTTCCTAAACCTGCACGACAATAAGATTACTACAGTGGTCGGTACCAATGGAAGGTTCTTTCCACAAAGCCTCTCACAACTTTTGATAGGCCAGAATGCTTTCGCGTGTGATTGTCAGCTGAGGTTGTTCGCAGAGTGGCTCCATGGATTGAACGACGACTCACAGATGAAGGTGAGTGATATGGACAAAGCAGTCTGTTTAACGCCCATTGAGTATTACGGCAAAAACTTGAGAATTGAGGACTTTCCCAGTAGTGGATTTGTCTGTAGTCACGGCATTGAGTTAACGTCTGCTGCCGCCGCATTAGTGCTAATTACTGTAATTGTTACACTCTGTTGTTGTTTTCACGATGATCTTAAGTACATCATGGCTATAAGGAGGCTGCATCGTGCTGGAGGATCCGATGACCGTAGGCCTCTCTTGCCCCGCGGAAGTGTCAAACTGATCTACGATGTCCGAGATGACACTGACCGGCAATGGATCAATACGAACATTGGGAACATCGCCGACTGCAGAGACTTCAACATTACAGTAAATCACCCAGATGATATCCATGTACCCGGTGAAGAAAGGAGAAACCCACTGTCCCAGCAAATTCGTGATTTTCGTAACCAGTGCTACTGTACGCTCCTCCTCGTCTCAAACCACTTCAAACAGGATCTCTGGCATGAGGTGTTCGCCAATCTTACCAGGCAGGAGATACATAACATTCGATTCATCCTCGTCCTCATTAATGATATCCGCCTGCGAGATTTGCCACGAGAACTAAAAGCGCTTGCGAAGCAGCGGCCATGTTTTAAATGGCCGACTGTGACTGATGGTGGATGCTGTGGGGGATCCTTGCGCAGACGACGCCAGCTCTTCTGGAGGCAGTTGATACTTGCGCTACTTCCAAGACGCTAG
- the LOC135485382 gene encoding uncharacterized protein LOC135485382 — protein sequence MRAVIFLLLVAAASCFPQKKGDPSDKNLDKFREHAKDLICKGDIAEKIAANIKARVGNGTRMPSPQEIKQHIKEKYQEHLGAHLNASRLPENVKENIREHIAERFNSSDDRPVLELIKHLRSGGLKEIEKIRGIVRERLCDDNDSDEKDRGDEEDEEDEDEDDMRSPRLMLARYASKTMALTDALTDLVRCAADSCRFHNKKQFKRDESEH from the exons ATGAGGGCGGTAATTTTCCTACTCCTTGTCGCGGCGGCAAGCT GCTTCCCACAGAAGAAGGGGGATCCTAGTGACAAGAACTTGGACAAGTTCCGAGAGCACGCCAAGGACTTAATCTGCAAGGGAGACATTGCCGAGAAGATAGCAGCTAACATCAAGGCCCGTGTTGGCAATGGTACCAGAATGCCAAGCCCCCAGGAAATCAAGCAACATATCAAGGAAAAATACCAGGAACACCTCGGTGCACATCTGAACGCGTCCCGCCTGCCCGAGAACGTTAAGGAAAATATCAGAGAACACATCGCAGAGCGCTTCAACTCGAGCGATGACCGCCCAGTGTTGGAGCTCATCAAACACTTGAGAAGCGGCGGCCTGAAGGAAATCGAGAAGATCCGTGGCATTGTGAG GGAACGTTTGTGCGATGATAACGATTCCGATGAAAAAGATAGGGGGgatgaggaggatgaggaggatgaggatgaggatgatatGCGATCACCACGTTTGATGT TGGCCAGATACGCTAGCAAGACGATGGCCCTGACTGATGCTTTAACTGATC TGGTAAGATGTGCTGCGGATTCCTGCAGATTTCATAATAAGAAGCAGTTTAAAAGGGATGAGTCTGAACATTGA